Proteins from one Alkalidesulfovibrio alkalitolerans DSM 16529 genomic window:
- a CDS encoding NAD-dependent epimerase/dehydratase family protein, whose amino-acid sequence MGNGLRNWLITGGCGFIGVSLIRQLLADAADLSIRVVDNLSGGSQRDLERVASVRKLDSGIPPMSAPGVELVAADIRDASTAMQAAAGADVIVHLAANTGVQPSLRDPVMDMECNVVGLVNYLEAARRNGVDSFVFASSSAPIGRAEPPVTEKTVCRPISPYGASKLAGEAYCSAYHGSYGLKTVALRFSNVYGPLSVRKGSVVALFIRQALAGEPWIINGDGTQTRDFIHIDDIVSALVAAAHSPHGGEVYQISTQVETSVASMAAMLSDILRREGGIETTTTFGPPLQADVMRSWADITKARQVLGWRPGRELREGLEETVRWFLEKYQP is encoded by the coding sequence ATGGGTAACGGATTGCGGAATTGGCTGATAACCGGAGGCTGCGGATTCATCGGCGTCTCGCTCATCCGGCAGTTGCTTGCCGATGCGGCGGATCTGTCCATCCGCGTGGTGGACAACCTGTCCGGAGGTTCCCAGCGGGACCTCGAACGGGTGGCCAGCGTCCGCAAGCTGGACAGCGGCATCCCGCCCATGTCTGCCCCGGGCGTGGAACTCGTGGCCGCCGACATCCGTGACGCGAGCACGGCCATGCAGGCCGCAGCCGGGGCGGACGTCATCGTCCATCTCGCGGCCAACACCGGGGTGCAGCCTTCGCTCCGGGATCCGGTCATGGACATGGAATGCAACGTCGTCGGGCTGGTCAACTATCTGGAGGCGGCCCGGCGCAATGGGGTCGACTCCTTTGTGTTCGCCTCGTCGTCCGCTCCCATCGGCCGGGCCGAGCCGCCCGTCACCGAAAAGACGGTTTGCCGCCCCATTTCTCCCTACGGCGCAAGCAAACTGGCGGGCGAGGCGTATTGCAGCGCCTATCACGGCAGCTACGGCCTGAAGACCGTGGCTCTTCGTTTCAGCAATGTTTACGGCCCACTCTCCGTGCGCAAGGGGAGCGTGGTCGCACTGTTCATCCGCCAAGCCCTGGCCGGGGAGCCGTGGATCATCAACGGCGATGGGACGCAGACCCGTGATTTCATCCACATCGACGACATCGTGTCCGCGCTCGTCGCGGCCGCGCATTCCCCGCATGGCGGCGAGGTTTATCAGATATCGACCCAGGTCGAGACCTCGGTGGCGAGCATGGCGGCGATGCTGTCGGACATCCTCAGGCGGGAGGGGGGCATCGAGACCACGACGACCTTCGGCCCACCCTTGCAGGCGGACGTCATGCGGAGTTGGGCGGACATCACCAAGGCGCGACAGGTCCTTGGCTGGAGACCCGGCCGGGAACTTCGCGAAGGACTGGAGGAGACGGTGCGCTGGTTCTTGGAGAAATATCAGCCATGA
- a CDS encoding ATP-binding protein: MLEFRLETLATAPAACRLAKAAVAILADSLADCEIVHDFDLALTEACANAVRHAYRPGAPGTLQIVLRLFPEEAVEALVIDHGQGPPEDFGSAPPPGPGEEGGRGLIIIERLMDRMRLVRENGTTILSIGKNVGPGHWIAGRSSTC, from the coding sequence ATGCTTGAGTTCCGCCTCGAAACCCTGGCCACGGCCCCTGCCGCCTGCCGCCTGGCCAAGGCCGCCGTGGCCATCCTGGCCGACTCCCTGGCCGACTGCGAGATCGTGCATGACTTCGATCTGGCGCTGACCGAGGCCTGCGCCAACGCTGTGCGGCACGCCTACAGACCCGGCGCGCCCGGCACGCTGCAAATTGTGCTACGCCTCTTCCCAGAAGAGGCCGTGGAGGCGCTGGTCATCGACCACGGCCAGGGGCCGCCCGAAGATTTCGGCAGCGCGCCGCCGCCCGGCCCAGGGGAGGAAGGCGGCCGGGGCCTGATCATCATCGAGCGGCTCATGGACCGCATGCGCCTTGTGCGCGAAAACGGAACGACGATCCTCTCCATCGGCAAGAACGTCGGCCCCGGCCATTGGATCGCGGGCCGCTCATCCACCTGCTGA
- a CDS encoding MOSC domain-containing protein, translating into MRGEIAAVCTSEKTGISKTPVECIELVADYGVKGDAHGGGERQVSLLAEEAVAKVGAKHPGIGPGSYAENLLLRGIDPASLPLGARLKVGGNVLLEITQIGKKCHSKCAIHQQVGSCIMPKMGVFARVLSGGTVRPGDAAHLLD; encoded by the coding sequence ATGCGCGGTGAAATCGCGGCGGTGTGCACGAGTGAGAAGACCGGCATTTCCAAGACGCCGGTGGAGTGCATCGAACTGGTGGCGGACTATGGGGTCAAGGGCGACGCGCACGGCGGCGGCGAGCGCCAGGTGAGCCTTCTGGCCGAGGAGGCCGTGGCGAAGGTCGGCGCGAAGCATCCCGGCATCGGCCCCGGCTCCTATGCCGAGAACCTGCTCCTGCGGGGCATCGACCCGGCCTCGCTGCCGCTCGGCGCGCGCCTGAAGGTGGGCGGCAACGTGCTCCTGGAGATCACCCAGATCGGCAAGAAATGCCATTCCAAATGCGCCATCCACCAGCAGGTGGGCTCGTGCATCATGCCCAAGATGGGCGTCTTCGCGCGTGTGCTTTCGGGCGGCACGGTCCGCCCCGGCGACGCGGCGCACCTGCTCGACTGA
- a CDS encoding CgeB family protein: MSGNDASPPPYLVEPLFTDASRQPDGRPDDLQLTVQGKVWRMLGRAGAQTETRGAEEFLRAGRGLPVLLGAGLGHALKLLLAEHDGPVAVIDKETTIAEASGARALLDGQPEGRVLWIAEEDREAALAALTRFQSAHGGLPFAPIVHPLYARLDRDYYGALREALLASSKADFWGRARYAKFKGDLPRVLLITSQYFLMGEIVAACERLGAPHRLLSLEAREMGRTEFVQALLTAVVEFKPDFVFTVNHLGVDREGVLTELLARLELPLASWFVDNPHLILYIYDRLNSPYTAIFTWDADNLGSLKAMGFPHVRYLPLATDALRFRPGAPGLPQWRSRVSFVGNSMVTKVAKRLTAAEPTPRLAAAYPEIARGFSESSERSVRAYLEHAHPDLAPDFAALSTVERRLAFETLVTWEATRQYRLGCIQATLPFSPLIAGDPAWKELLPDEGRAWRWIGELSYYDDLPGFYPQAEVNFNCTSKQMKGAVNQRVFDVPAAGAFLVTDHREQIEELFRPGTEVVCYHEPAEAEDLIRYHLAHPATRERVTRAARERILAEHTYDIRLRELFAAMREIYG, translated from the coding sequence ATGTCCGGAAACGACGCGTCTCCCCCTCCCTATCTGGTCGAACCCCTCTTCACCGACGCCTCCAGGCAGCCGGACGGCCGCCCCGACGACCTGCAACTCACCGTGCAGGGCAAGGTCTGGCGCATGCTCGGCCGCGCCGGGGCACAGACCGAGACGCGCGGGGCCGAGGAATTCCTGCGCGCCGGACGGGGCCTGCCCGTGCTGCTCGGCGCGGGCCTTGGCCACGCCCTGAAGCTGCTCTTGGCCGAGCACGACGGCCCAGTGGCCGTGATCGACAAGGAAACGACCATCGCCGAGGCCTCGGGCGCGCGTGCCCTGCTCGACGGCCAGCCCGAAGGCCGAGTGCTGTGGATCGCCGAGGAGGACCGCGAGGCCGCGCTGGCCGCGCTGACGCGCTTTCAGTCCGCGCACGGCGGCTTGCCCTTCGCGCCCATCGTCCACCCGCTCTACGCCAGGCTCGACCGCGACTATTACGGCGCCCTGCGCGAAGCGCTTTTGGCCAGCAGCAAGGCCGACTTCTGGGGCCGGGCGCGCTACGCCAAATTCAAGGGCGATCTGCCCCGCGTGCTGCTCATCACCAGCCAGTATTTCCTCATGGGCGAGATCGTCGCGGCCTGCGAACGGCTCGGCGCGCCGCATCGCCTGCTCTCCCTGGAGGCCAGGGAGATGGGCCGCACCGAATTCGTGCAGGCCCTGCTCACGGCCGTGGTGGAATTCAAGCCGGACTTCGTCTTCACCGTGAACCACCTCGGCGTGGACCGCGAAGGCGTGCTGACCGAGCTTCTGGCCCGCCTGGAGCTGCCCCTGGCCTCGTGGTTCGTGGACAACCCCCACCTCATCCTCTACATCTACGATCGCCTGAACTCGCCCTACACGGCCATCTTCACCTGGGACGCGGACAACCTGGGTTCGCTCAAGGCCATGGGCTTTCCCCACGTGCGCTACCTGCCCCTGGCCACGGACGCGCTGCGCTTTCGGCCCGGCGCGCCCGGCCTGCCCCAGTGGCGCTCGCGCGTCTCCTTCGTGGGCAACTCCATGGTCACCAAGGTGGCCAAGCGGCTTACCGCGGCCGAACCCACGCCGCGCCTCGCGGCCGCCTACCCCGAGATCGCCAGGGGCTTTTCCGAAAGCAGCGAGCGCTCGGTGCGCGCCTATCTGGAGCACGCCCACCCCGACCTCGCGCCCGATTTCGCCGCGCTGTCCACGGTCGAACGCCGCCTGGCCTTCGAGACGCTCGTGACCTGGGAGGCCACGCGCCAATACCGCCTGGGCTGCATCCAGGCCACCCTGCCCTTCTCCCCGCTCATCGCGGGCGACCCGGCCTGGAAGGAGCTTCTGCCCGACGAGGGCCGCGCCTGGCGCTGGATCGGCGAGCTTTCCTACTACGACGACCTGCCGGGCTTCTATCCGCAGGCCGAGGTCAACTTCAACTGCACGAGCAAGCAGATGAAGGGCGCGGTCAACCAGCGCGTCTTCGACGTGCCCGCGGCCGGGGCCTTCCTGGTCACGGACCACCGCGAGCAGATCGAGGAGCTCTTCAGGCCCGGCACCGAGGTCGTGTGCTACCACGAGCCCGCCGAGGCCGAGGACCTGATCCGCTACCACCTCGCCCACCCGGCCACGCGCGAACGCGTGACGCGGGCCGCGCGCGAGCGCATCCTGGCCGAGCACACCTATGACATCCGCCTGCGCGAACTCTTCGCGGCCATGCGCGAGATTTACGGCTGA
- a CDS encoding STAS domain-containing protein, which translates to MELSVSPRPGCIVVAPSATDLRFDVSTEFKHALFELIEAHDAHLVLDLSNVEFVDSTALSAFIAAKSRLAVKGRTLVLCGDSKAVSGVLRLTSLDNFLNLRPDLQAALSALPS; encoded by the coding sequence ATGGAGCTGAGCGTATCGCCCCGGCCGGGCTGCATCGTGGTCGCCCCCAGCGCAACGGACCTGCGTTTCGACGTCAGCACCGAGTTCAAGCATGCTCTTTTCGAGCTCATCGAGGCCCATGACGCGCATCTGGTGCTGGATCTCTCGAACGTCGAATTCGTGGACTCCACGGCACTTTCGGCCTTCATCGCGGCCAAGTCCCGGCTCGCGGTCAAGGGACGAACGCTGGTTCTGTGCGGCGACTCCAAGGCCGTGAGCGGCGTTTTGCGCCTGACCTCCCTGGACAACTTCCTGAACCTGCGTCCCGACCTTCAGGCGGCCCTGTCCGCCCTGCCCTCCTAG
- a CDS encoding PP2C family protein-serine/threonine phosphatase, whose product MNAEPVTVLVVDDTTPIRNLLRRILEEDYAVHTAPDGETALSAFARNRPEIVILDVNMPGLSGLEVVSELRRRGEDEAVVIMLTASDDQALKAEALNLGANDFLTKPFHKGELLARVGAAARQVLLMRELRAAHERTALELSRIAALQRRMLPETPPRLPGGLSSEVLHRASALASGDYFDCVPLGEDRVRCIVADVSGHGARAAFLMAVVRTLFHAAWADGLALDVLAGRINRHLLDLRGDGDFATLFAADLDCANRLLTYVNCGHPPALLAREGEEPLLLEATMPLLGVMDCNASLGHAELTERFGLFAFTDGLFEWRDESGGVFGLPRFLDLVGERLTFSGPFLAPLAESLDALSKGDTAERDDLTALWLSRSPHA is encoded by the coding sequence ATGAACGCCGAACCCGTCACCGTCCTCGTGGTGGACGACACCACGCCCATCAGGAATCTTCTGCGCCGCATCCTTGAAGAGGATTATGCGGTGCATACCGCGCCGGACGGCGAAACCGCGCTTTCGGCCTTCGCCCGCAACCGTCCCGAGATCGTCATCCTCGACGTGAACATGCCTGGCCTCTCGGGTCTTGAGGTGGTGAGCGAACTGAGGCGGCGCGGCGAGGACGAGGCCGTGGTCATCATGCTCACAGCCTCGGACGACCAGGCGCTCAAGGCCGAGGCCCTGAACCTGGGGGCCAACGATTTCCTGACCAAGCCCTTCCACAAGGGCGAACTCCTGGCCCGCGTGGGCGCGGCCGCGCGCCAAGTGCTGCTGATGCGCGAATTGCGGGCCGCGCACGAGCGTACCGCCCTGGAACTGTCGCGCATCGCCGCCTTACAGCGGCGCATGCTGCCCGAAACGCCGCCAAGGCTGCCGGGGGGGCTTTCGAGCGAAGTCCTGCACCGCGCCTCGGCCTTGGCCAGCGGCGACTATTTCGACTGCGTCCCGCTCGGCGAGGACCGCGTGCGCTGCATCGTGGCCGACGTTTCGGGCCACGGCGCGCGCGCAGCCTTCCTCATGGCCGTGGTGCGCACCCTGTTCCACGCCGCCTGGGCCGACGGACTGGCTCTGGACGTCCTGGCCGGACGCATCAATCGGCATCTTCTGGACCTGCGCGGCGACGGCGACTTCGCCACCCTCTTCGCCGCCGACCTGGACTGCGCGAACCGCCTCCTGACCTACGTGAACTGCGGCCACCCGCCCGCGCTGCTCGCCCGCGAAGGCGAGGAGCCGCTGCTCCTCGAAGCGACCATGCCCCTGCTCGGAGTCATGGATTGCAATGCCTCGCTGGGCCATGCCGAATTGACCGAGCGCTTCGGCCTCTTTGCCTTCACCGACGGCCTCTTCGAATGGCGCGACGAGTCGGGTGGCGTCTTCGGCCTGCCGCGCTTCCTCGATCTGGTCGGTGAGCGCCTGACATTTTCCGGCCCCTTCCTGGCCCCCCTGGCCGAGAGTTTGGACGCGCTTTCCAAGGGCGATACTGCGGAAAGAGACGACCTGACCGCCCTATGGCTTTCGCGGAGTCCCCATGCTTGA
- the queD gene encoding 6-carboxytetrahydropterin synthase QueD: MPGRWLIGVTLDFSASHCLRNYGGKCEALHGHNFSVTVEVEGRDPDPATGLVLDFKILKTETKAVLETLDHAHLNDTPPFRDVNPSSEHIARHVFRLLAERLSPYPVRLKRVQVAEKPGQWAVYLEDEP; the protein is encoded by the coding sequence ATGCCGGGACGCTGGCTGATCGGTGTGACCCTTGATTTCTCTGCCTCGCACTGCCTGCGCAACTACGGCGGTAAATGCGAGGCCCTGCACGGCCACAACTTCTCGGTCACGGTGGAGGTGGAGGGCCGCGACCCCGACCCGGCCACGGGGCTGGTGCTCGATTTCAAGATACTCAAGACCGAGACCAAGGCCGTGCTCGAAACCCTGGACCACGCGCACCTGAACGACACGCCGCCCTTTCGCGACGTCAACCCGTCGAGCGAGCACATCGCGCGCCACGTCTTCCGGCTGCTTGCCGAGCGCCTCTCTCCCTATCCCGTGCGGCTGAAGAGGGTGCAGGTGGCTGAAAAACCCGGCCAGTGGGCCGTGTACCTGGAGGACGAGCCATGA
- a CDS encoding glycosyltransferase family 9 protein has protein sequence MKNPICILQMQRMGDLVLTFPLILWLHRLYPGREIWVVGEESFFSAIYHVSPQAVFFPWSAAPRLKTRRFEAVVNLSHRDEAAILAGSLDTETVIGPYLDKNAVRRIRGDFQLYRASLTGCNRHNRFHWAELNALDLVPLSLIAATRPDPPRRLPPEKRTVGLFVGASEAAKRPAPAFFGQLAVECLKRGLRPVLLGGPGEKDLAAEAMRTARERARGPVRILNLAGKLSLKEFIAVGQTMALLVTPDTGPMHLAAWTGLSCLNLSLGNVHPWETGPYQPGHHVLRSSVSCSGCWSCERESHLCHAAASPRRVALLADHLTAAPSARTARLRTPGARLLRTGKSPLGLYALSPATRETGRAVFARDLSGEFWQAYFGARLGLWDEAPALAAATRLREDAPHLAEVLGRAMPRFARNLGQGLRGTMPDDFWRAQIPFLRPLASWLHMALANDDFSAKARRKALSDAEACLSFLLHR, from the coding sequence GTGAAGAATCCCATCTGCATCCTGCAAATGCAGCGCATGGGCGACCTCGTCCTGACCTTTCCGCTCATCCTGTGGCTGCACCGCCTCTACCCCGGCCGCGAGATCTGGGTCGTGGGCGAGGAGAGCTTCTTCTCGGCCATCTACCACGTCTCGCCCCAGGCCGTATTTTTCCCCTGGAGCGCGGCCCCTCGCCTGAAAACCCGGCGCTTCGAGGCGGTCGTCAACCTGAGCCACCGCGACGAGGCCGCGATCCTGGCCGGGAGCCTGGACACGGAAACCGTGATCGGCCCCTACCTGGACAAGAACGCCGTGCGCCGCATCCGGGGAGATTTCCAACTCTACCGGGCCTCGCTCACCGGCTGCAACCGCCACAACCGCTTCCACTGGGCCGAATTGAACGCCCTGGACCTCGTGCCGCTGTCCCTGATCGCGGCCACGCGGCCCGATCCGCCCCGCCGCCTGCCGCCGGAGAAGCGGACCGTGGGGCTGTTCGTGGGCGCGTCCGAAGCGGCCAAGCGGCCCGCCCCGGCCTTCTTCGGGCAACTCGCCGTGGAGTGTCTCAAACGGGGGCTGCGGCCCGTGCTCCTGGGCGGCCCCGGCGAAAAGGATCTGGCCGCCGAGGCCATGCGGACGGCCAGAGAGCGGGCGCGCGGGCCCGTGCGCATCCTGAATCTGGCGGGCAAGCTCTCCCTGAAGGAATTCATCGCCGTGGGCCAGACCATGGCCCTGCTCGTGACGCCGGACACCGGCCCCATGCATCTCGCGGCCTGGACCGGCCTTTCCTGCCTGAACCTTTCCCTGGGCAACGTGCACCCCTGGGAGACCGGGCCGTATCAGCCCGGACACCACGTCCTGCGCTCCTCGGTCTCCTGCTCGGGCTGCTGGTCCTGCGAGCGCGAAAGCCATCTCTGCCACGCGGCCGCCAGCCCACGCCGGGTAGCGCTTCTGGCCGACCACCTCACGGCCGCGCCGTCCGCCAGGACCGCGCGGCTGCGCACGCCCGGAGCGCGGCTCTTGCGCACCGGCAAGAGCCCCCTTGGTCTGTATGCGCTCTCCCCGGCCACGCGAGAGACGGGCCGCGCGGTCTTTGCCCGCGACCTGAGCGGCGAATTCTGGCAGGCCTATTTCGGAGCCCGCCTTGGCCTGTGGGACGAGGCCCCGGCGCTTGCTGCGGCCACGCGGCTGCGCGAGGATGCGCCGCATCTCGCCGAGGTGCTCGGCCGGGCCATGCCGCGCTTCGCGCGAAACCTGGGGCAGGGGCTTCGGGGAACCATGCCCGACGATTTCTGGCGGGCGCAGATTCCGTTCCTGCGCCCCCTGGCGAGCTGGCTGCACATGGCCCTGGCCAACGACGACTTCTCGGCGAAGGCACGGCGCAAGGCGCTTTCGGACGCCGAGGCCTGTCTTTCTTTTCTTCTCCACCGTTGA
- a CDS encoding radical SAM/SPASM domain-containing protein, translating to MTTTGTDGRPVAGELPRGRPPGGFMPTLDPERIGESTSRFAQRCEAIRIFPERLTLELSYACNLACPACPRHSVTAPPAAGRMRTDLALRLVDEASANGVTALVPFFRGESVLHPDLAAIVAHAKRRGIASVQLASNATLMTPERAALLLDASLDFVSFSVDTIDPDLYAQRRQNGELEATLANIGEFLRLRQERGAATKVQISSVELPRTAVEGAQAGEQARGRQRFIDYWLSRGCDVRFYPRHSENGVFGSLAPEHVAPHDKRLPCLKPVLDMVVLADGSAAVCNHDWDRGANEPLGDVAASSIEAVYNGPAYRELRRRHGQGDLEGVSPCGGCDHWQVWHVSSARAGELYVSGT from the coding sequence ATGACCACGACAGGAACCGACGGCCGTCCGGTCGCTGGCGAACTGCCCCGTGGCCGTCCGCCGGGAGGCTTCATGCCCACGCTTGATCCTGAACGCATAGGGGAATCCACGAGCAGGTTCGCTCAACGGTGTGAGGCGATACGCATCTTTCCCGAGCGGCTGACCCTGGAGCTTTCCTACGCCTGCAACCTGGCCTGCCCGGCCTGTCCGCGCCACAGCGTGACCGCCCCGCCAGCGGCGGGGCGCATGCGCACGGATCTCGCCCTGCGCCTGGTGGACGAGGCCTCGGCCAACGGAGTCACGGCGCTCGTGCCGTTTTTTCGGGGCGAATCCGTGCTGCACCCGGACCTTGCGGCCATCGTGGCCCATGCCAAGCGGCGCGGCATCGCCAGCGTACAGCTTGCCAGCAACGCCACGCTCATGACGCCAGAGCGCGCTGCGCTGCTGCTCGACGCCAGCCTCGATTTCGTCTCCTTCTCCGTGGACACCATCGACCCGGACCTGTACGCGCAAAGACGGCAGAACGGCGAGCTCGAAGCGACCCTGGCCAACATCGGGGAGTTTTTGCGCCTGCGCCAGGAGCGCGGGGCCGCGACCAAGGTCCAGATCAGCTCGGTGGAACTGCCCCGCACGGCCGTTGAAGGTGCACAGGCCGGGGAGCAGGCCCGAGGCAGGCAGCGCTTCATCGACTACTGGCTCTCGCGCGGCTGCGATGTGCGCTTTTATCCGCGTCATTCGGAGAACGGAGTCTTCGGCAGTCTCGCGCCGGAACATGTGGCCCCGCACGATAAGCGGCTGCCGTGCCTTAAGCCCGTGCTGGACATGGTGGTCCTGGCCGACGGCAGCGCGGCCGTGTGCAACCACGACTGGGATCGTGGCGCGAACGAGCCGCTTGGCGACGTGGCCGCCTCGTCCATCGAGGCCGTGTACAACGGCCCCGCCTACCGCGAATTGCGACGCAGGCACGGCCAGGGCGACCTTGAGGGAGTCTCGCCGTGCGGCGGCTGCGACCATTGGCAGGTCTGGCACGTGTCTTCGGCCAGGGCCGGGGAGCTTTACGTCAGCGGGACGTGA
- the dtd gene encoding D-aminoacyl-tRNA deacylase, translating into MRILAQRVRNARVRVDGAVVGEIGPGLLCLVGFGREDGPDLPTLPRWSKMLDKLCGLRVFADKDGKINLSVADIGGSVLAVSQFTLYADCAKGLRPSFHLAAPPDVAQVLYERLLADLNARLPGRIAAGVFGAHMDVELTNHGPVTILLDDAGM; encoded by the coding sequence ATGAGGATCCTCGCGCAGCGCGTGAGAAACGCCCGCGTGCGCGTGGACGGCGCGGTGGTCGGCGAAATCGGTCCCGGCCTGCTGTGCCTAGTGGGCTTCGGCCGCGAGGATGGCCCCGATCTGCCGACCCTGCCGCGCTGGTCCAAGATGCTCGACAAGCTCTGCGGGCTTCGCGTCTTCGCCGACAAGGACGGCAAGATCAACCTTTCCGTAGCCGACATCGGCGGCTCCGTCCTGGCCGTGTCGCAGTTCACGCTCTACGCCGACTGCGCCAAGGGGCTCCGACCCTCGTTTCACCTCGCCGCGCCCCCGGACGTCGCGCAAGTCCTCTACGAGCGGCTGCTCGCGGATCTGAACGCACGGCTGCCCGGCCGGATCGCGGCCGGAGTTTTCGGCGCGCACATGGACGTGGAACTGACCAACCACGGCCCGGTCACGATCCTTCTCGACGACGCGGGGATGTGA
- the folD gene encoding bifunctional methylenetetrahydrofolate dehydrogenase/methenyltetrahydrofolate cyclohydrolase FolD: MILLDGKTTAAAIRAEVRDEVARQKAMRGRAPGLAVVLVGQDPASEVYVRNKVKACEETGIVSRKLTPPENIKQVDLEALILELNADPDIDGILVQLPLPLGLESQSILDLIDPCKDVDGFHPVNIGRLAAGLPGLRPCTPAGCIELLKRHNLPTRGKRAVVVGRSNIVGKPLAMMLMQSGEYADATVTVCHSRTADLAAEVRRADFVFAAIGKPRFITAEMVKDGAVVVDVGINRTESGLQGDCDFEGLWGKVAAITPVPGGVGPMTIAMLMQNTLAAFKAHLEM, translated from the coding sequence ATGATCCTGCTCGACGGAAAGACGACCGCCGCCGCCATCCGCGCCGAAGTCAGGGACGAGGTCGCCCGCCAAAAGGCCATGCGCGGCCGCGCGCCGGGCCTAGCCGTGGTCCTCGTGGGACAGGACCCCGCCTCCGAGGTCTACGTGCGCAACAAGGTCAAGGCCTGCGAGGAGACCGGCATCGTCTCGCGCAAGCTGACCCCGCCCGAGAACATCAAGCAGGTCGACCTCGAAGCCCTGATTCTGGAGCTGAACGCCGATCCCGACATCGACGGCATCCTGGTGCAGCTTCCGCTGCCGCTGGGCCTGGAAAGCCAGAGCATCCTCGATCTCATCGACCCCTGCAAGGACGTGGACGGTTTCCACCCGGTCAACATCGGCCGTCTCGCGGCCGGGCTGCCCGGTCTTCGGCCCTGCACGCCCGCGGGCTGCATCGAACTGCTCAAGCGGCACAACCTGCCCACGCGCGGCAAGCGGGCCGTTGTCGTGGGCCGCTCCAACATCGTGGGCAAGCCGCTCGCCATGATGCTCATGCAGTCCGGCGAATACGCCGACGCCACGGTCACGGTCTGCCACTCGCGCACGGCCGATCTTGCGGCCGAGGTCAGGCGCGCGGACTTCGTTTTCGCCGCCATCGGCAAACCACGCTTCATCACCGCCGAGATGGTCAAGGACGGGGCCGTGGTGGTGGACGTGGGCATCAACCGCACCGAATCGGGTCTTCAGGGCGACTGCGACTTCGAGGGCCTGTGGGGCAAGGTCGCGGCCATCACGCCCGTGCCTGGCGGCGTGGGCCCCATGACCATCGCCATGCTCATGCAAAACACCCTCGCCGCCTTCAAGGCGCATCTGGAGATGTAG